The Bacillus sp. B-jedd sequence TATGTCGAACTAAAGGCTCCAAAGGCGACCTCAGATGAAAGTGTGCTTCAAATCCTAGAAGGCAAATGGGACTTGATCCTGCAAAGGGCGAAGGAAATGAAAGAGCGGACAGCAGCGAGCAGGGAAAAAGAGTACGGTCCGGGCGGGCAATTCTGTATTTGGGCAGGCCCTATCCGACTTTGATTTCCCAGGACGCTAATATTGGGAAAGACAATGCAGTGTTCGAGGAAGATAAGCTGCATGTATACGTGAAAGTGCAAAATGATACGAGCATCAAACAAGCTTTAAAGTGGTTTTATTATCAGGAATGTAAAGCGTTGGTCGAGAAACGGGTTAAATTTTATCAAAGCTAATTTAAAGCAAAACCACGTTCGATCCGAATCACAGACAGTAATACGAACTAGGCACATGCGATTCCATGAAGAATTTTACATTCAATTGGAAGCTGTCCATGGCACCGCTGGAAGTGGATTATGTGGTCGTCCATGAAATGTGCCATATGAATCATGACCTTTCATTTTGGCGGCTGGTTGGGAAAATTATGCCCGAATATGAACAGCAGAATCGCTGAGTCGCTGTGTAGGGGTAGAGGATGGAGGTTTATTTTGCATAAAAGCAGGGTGTTAGTCAGTTTCCGTTTCTTGGTGAATGAATTTTAACGACTTATATAGTGTAGTGCAAGGCACGAGTTATTTAAATGTAAATGGATAGACAGAGCATATAATACTGCTTGTCTATCCTTTTTATTTTGCAAAATTAGGTCCCAATCTCATACTGGACAGAAATAGGTTCCACAATTTCTATTTCTTCTTATTAACAAGGTAAATACTCGCCACAATCAGGATAATCCCCACAAACCGAAGTTGCGTATAAGGTTCGTTCAAGAATACAGTTCCAATCACAACTGAGAGCTTTGGAACCATAAAACGTGAATGTCGCCACAACACTAGCACCGCCTGTTTTCACAAGTATAACGTAAAGGATTAATGCGTAATGCATGATAGATTAATAATGAATCTAAAATGGGCATCTTAGATGTCCTATTATTTTTGGATTTTGTTTTTGTAGATGTATAATTAAGGTAATATTGTTTTTCAGGAGGTTAGTATGGAGTTTATCAAAAGTCTCGGAATTTTTACAGTGGGGTCTGTTACTATCATGACCGCATTAGGGTTTATCGCAAGATCTATTATTGTTCATTGGCTAGCAAGTAAAGCGAATGAATATAAGAGTGTTCTTGACAAAAATTTGGAGTTACACAAATCAGAGTTGCAAAAAGAAGCTGAGATTTTTAAGGCTGTACTTCAAAAGGAGGCAAACGAGCACCAAATCAAGTACAACAGATTGCATGATGAACGCGCAGTACCAATAAGGGACTTATACAAAAAGATTATACGGATGGAAGACACCATGAAAAATTTGTTTGATATTACGAGGAGATTGAAGATCCCCCAATAAAAGAAAAAGTAGAAATGGCAATTCAAAGCTTTCAGGAAGCGATTGACTATTACACAGATAACCGAATTTATTTTACAGAGGATACATGTGACATTATCGAGAGGTTTCGAAATGAAATTCTAGAGAATTGGCATGAGTTTGTAAGCTATGATTTACATCTAGGCGAAATTAACCAGATTCCAGAATAACGCAGGGAGCAAATGGATACCTGGAAAAATTGATCGAATTCGATGAAGAGAAATATACCTGTAATTAAACGGGACTTGGAGAATGTTTTCAAAAAAATTTTAGGTGTTAATTAAAACACTAAAAAAGGTTTTTAATGACCTTTTAATAAACCACTAATCTTCTGCCGTTCAAAATGCTTATTCATAGATAAAGAGTCAGCTTTTACTCCCATTTTCAGAATGGGGGTTTATGTATCTAAGGATACTTGCTGCTTGCTATTATTGATAAATTAAAAGCTTTCTTTCCAAAAAAATAATTCTTATCCAAAGAAAAGGGGGAACGTTTCTTGTTCACAGTTGTCTTTTCACTGATTGCCATCTGGGCAGTGGAAAGACAACAGTGAACAAAACCAAACTGTGATTTCAGTTTAGCTATCACTCGGCCAGATGTTTTGGCCGAGTTTTTACATAACAAGGAGAGATTCTATTCTTACCTTGAACGAACAACTGATCCAATCTATATATAAGATTGAAGATGCCATTCAGGTTGTTGAAGCGATGTTAGCGGCCATTCATAGGGGACAAGTTGAAAATTCCCATCGGACGGTACTTATGTCCTTGAACGCAAAGGGTCTGTTCTCTATATGCCAAGTTCGGATGGGGCGAAAATGGCAGCTGCCGAAATTGTATCCATTTTTCCTGAGAACCAATCTTTTGATGCTCCGACCACACAAGGATATTTTACTAACCGAACTTGAAGCAGGGAAACATATAAGCTTACTGTCCGCTTCCTATCTGACATGGTTGAGAACTTGCGCGTTAAGTGCCATTTCTACCAGGCATCTCGTCAGGCGGGACAGTAAAGGGTTGACCGTTATTGGAAAGAGTGCAATGGCTTTTGAGCAAGTCCTTGGACTCGTTAATGTACTGCCGATACAAGACAACTATTTAGTCAATCGTTCCCTCAATAAGACATATACCTTTAGCGAAAAGCACAAAGAGGCTGGTGTTACTTTCACAATTCAGACAGTGTCGACCCCCGAGATGAAGCAGTGGCTCAGTCTGTTTTCATTTGTTGTGCGACCCGGTCAAACGAAGAAGTATTTGATGCATGTAAAAGCAGGGACACAGCTTATCGGCGGGGACAGTTATTTACCGGAAATTCGTGAAATACCGTTATAGGGGCAATTGAATAAGCAACATCGATTTATGCGGATGATGTTGAGGGGATGAAAACGGAAGCAGAGGAATTCATTGACGCAGCCCAAAAAGGGAAATGATCCTTAATCATCTTTCCGGTACATTAGCTGAACTTCATGCCAATCAGGTTGAACGTAAAGTTGAGGATATCACAATCTTGAAAACTGTAGAGGCAGCCCTTTTTGACCACTCAGTGGCGAAGGGTGTCTAGGACAAGGCGAAAGAAATGGAGGTGAGAGAGGAAATTTTTTTGTTGGATTGACAGGATGTATTTTAAGGGACATGTAGCGGAGTTTGAAGATCATTAAACTTTTCTTTTTTATATAAACGAGAGTATTCCGATTCACGAATGGAACCTGAGAATCATTGAACCTTCCTCGAATCCCCGCATCATTCCTGAGATAGCACAAACATTACTAAAAGATCGATGGAATAGAACTTGATTTAAGATGCATTATGGTTGTTTACCTCTTGTAATTTTCAGTATATAATAGTTTTATAATTTGGTGGTTTTTTCCATATCTTAAAAAATGAAGGAGGAAAGAAAGATGAATATTAAGTTTGTGGAAATTCAGAACTTCAGAAAATTAAAATGTTGCAGAATTGAATTTACAGAGGATACTACACTATTTGTTGGTGCAAATAATAGTGGTAAAACAACTGCTATGGAAGCTTTAATAAAATTCTTACAAGAGAAAAAATTTAGTGTAAATGATTTTACAGTAACCAACTGGTTAGAAATTAATAGTATCGGACAACAATGGAAGAAAAGTAAAGAAAGTTCACTTCAGTTAAATGAGGAAGAACTTCTTGCACTAATGCCTACACTGGATGTTTGGATTCATGTAGGAGACGATGAAATTCATTATGTGACCCACTTAATACCTTCATTAGACTGGAAAGGTGGGCTTATTGGAGTTAGATTAAGGCTTGAGCCGAAGGATATTCAAAACCTTTATAAGGACTTTTTGAATATATCACAAACTGCTGAAGATACAGTGGTAGCCAGTAAAATAGGAGATATCGATGATCAGCTTGTCTTATGGCCGAGAGATTTAAAGGACTATATAAGCAAAACGATTCAAACACAATTTTCTATTCAATCATACCTCCTTGATCCGAAAAATTGTGTAGTACCTGAAAATGGTATAGCAAAGCCTCAAAATCTGCCGATATACTCTGAACGATTAGATACTGACCCTTTCAAAAATCTATTTCGCGTTGATTATATAAGAGCTCAAAGAGGTTTAACAGATAACGCAAATGACTCTTCACGTGGAATAAGAAAAGGTAAGCTTTCAGCCCAATTAAGAGAATACTATGACGTTCACATTGATCCTGAAAAATCACCGACGTCATCAGACATTGATGCGTTGAGAGCAATTGAAATAGCCCAAAACAGCTTTAATGAAAAATTGCAAAATGGATTTAAAGATGCATTAAGTGAGTTGGAAACTTTAGGCTATCCTGGGTTCTCAAATCCTAAAATATCCCTTACAACAAAATTAAACCCAATGGATGGTCTTAGCCATGATTCTGCTGTTCAGTTTAATGTAATTGAAGACGATGACCAGACGGGAGATTCATCTATAAGGTTGCCCGAGCAGTATAATGGCTTGGGCTACCAAAATTTAATTTCTATAATATTTGAATTAATGCGTTTTAGAGACGAGTGGCTCAGAATTGGAAAAGGTTCTAAAAGAAATAAAACAGATAACGATGCATACTTTATCCCACCCCTTCATTTAGTGTTGGTAGAAGAACCTGAAGCACACCTGCACATTCAAGTCCAACAAGTTTTTATTCGTCAAGCATACGGCGTATTGAGGAATCGGTCAGAATTATTAGAACCAAGCATCAATTTAACAACGCAATTAGTAGTAAGCACCCATTCAAGTCATATTGCCTATGAGAAGTCTTTCTCTAGTTTAAGATATTTTCGTAGGCTTCCAGCAAACTCAATATATGCTCTCCCAATATCAGTTGTTATTAACCTGTCAAACGTGTTTGGAGAAGGAAATGAAACAGAAAGATTTGTAACTCGATATCTACAAACCACTCATAGTGATTTGTTTTTTGCAGATGCGGTAATTCTTGTGGAAGGGCCAGCAGAACGAATGTTAGTGCCACATTTTATCAGAAATCAGTTTAAGGGACTAACAGAAAAATATATCTCTCTATTAGAAATAGGGGGAAGTCATGCACATCGTTTAAGACCATTAATTGAACACTTAGGTATTACTTGTTTAATTGTAACTGATTTAGATTCAGTGAGTCCGCAAAATAATAATTCTGCTATAGTACCAAAGAGAAATCAAGGATATACAACCAATAATGATACTTTAAAAACATGGTTGCCACAGAAGATGAGTATTGATGAGTTATTAAATCTTAACAAAGAACAAAAGGTTAAAAGGCATGAGGATCAGCATTTTGCTATCAGGGTTGCTTATCAACATCCAGTAAACGTTAGGCTGGTTCAAGATGAAGTAGAGGTGGAAGCCCTACCATATACTTTTGAAGATGCTCTGGTTTATGAAAATATAGGTATTTTTAGCACATTAGATGGAATAGGATTGATTAAAAAATTTAAAAATGCTCTGAATGAAATAAGTTCTATTACAGATTTGGGAGAAAAATTATTTAATGATCTGAGGACTGGAAAAAAAGCTGAATTTGCATTAGATATTATTCATTTAATTGATCCTAAGGAACTTACAGTTCCTAAATATATAAGAGATGGACTTTCATGGTTAGATGTACAACTGGGAGGTATTGAGCAGAACGATGCAAAAGAGTTCGTAGAAGAAGATGTAAAAGAAGTGGTGAGTATGAATGGCTAGGGCTGAGTATAACATTGATAATCATATGGATGACCATGTGGATACAGAGATATTAAATTGCTTAAACCTTGAAAAGCCCAAAAGCTTTTTCTTATTTGCTGGTGCGGGATCAGGAAAAACGAGAACCTTGGTCAAAGTTCTAAATGAATTTGGAATAAAATACGAAACAAAAATGAGATTAACTGGACAAAGAGTTGCGGTTATTACCTATACCAATGCAGCTTGTGAAGAGGTTGAACGCCGTTTAGAATATAATCCGTTATTTTCAATATCTACAATCCACTCTTTTATTTGGGAACTTATAAAAGGGTTTAACAATGATATTAAAGAATGGAAAATAAACAAACTAGCAGCAGAAATTGATGAATTAAAAGGGTTGATAGCCAAAGGTAAACTTGGAGCAAAAATAAATTACGAGCGCCAACAAAAGATTGAAAAAAATATCAAGATTATTGATGAATTACCTAAAATAAAGCAATTCACTTACAGCCCAAATGGAATGAATCAAGATAAACAATCATTATCCCATAATGATGTAATTAGCATAGGTGCTTATTTTTTACAGAATAAACCTTTGATGCAAAAAATCTTGGTTCGAAAATTTCCCATTCTATTTATAGATGAAAGTCAAGATACAAGTAAAGAATTGATTAATGCCCTTTTTGAAGTGGAAAGAATTCATTATCATTCTTTTACTCTTGGTTTGTTTGGGGACACAATGCAAAGAATTTATGCTTCTGGAAAAGAAGATTTAGGACGTGATTTACCAGCTCGATGGGTAACCCCTCGAAAGAAAATGAATCACCGTTGTCCTCCTAGAATTATAAATCTTATTAATAGAATTCGGTCTGATGTGGATGATAAAGAGCAATTATCCAGAACAGATAAGGCTGAAGGAATTGTCCGTCTATTCATTGCCCCTATAGAAAGTGATAGAGAGAAAATAGAACGAGAAGTTGCTAGACAGATGACATCAATTACAGGTGATGAGAATTGGGAGCTGTCTAGG is a genomic window containing:
- a CDS encoding AAA family ATPase is translated as MNIKFVEIQNFRKLKCCRIEFTEDTTLFVGANNSGKTTAMEALIKFLQEKKFSVNDFTVTNWLEINSIGQQWKKSKESSLQLNEEELLALMPTLDVWIHVGDDEIHYVTHLIPSLDWKGGLIGVRLRLEPKDIQNLYKDFLNISQTAEDTVVASKIGDIDDQLVLWPRDLKDYISKTIQTQFSIQSYLLDPKNCVVPENGIAKPQNLPIYSERLDTDPFKNLFRVDYIRAQRGLTDNANDSSRGIRKGKLSAQLREYYDVHIDPEKSPTSSDIDALRAIEIAQNSFNEKLQNGFKDALSELETLGYPGFSNPKISLTTKLNPMDGLSHDSAVQFNVIEDDDQTGDSSIRLPEQYNGLGYQNLISIIFELMRFRDEWLRIGKGSKRNKTDNDAYFIPPLHLVLVEEPEAHLHIQVQQVFIRQAYGVLRNRSELLEPSINLTTQLVVSTHSSHIAYEKSFSSLRYFRRLPANSIYALPISVVINLSNVFGEGNETERFVTRYLQTTHSDLFFADAVILVEGPAERMLVPHFIRNQFKGLTEKYISLLEIGGSHAHRLRPLIEHLGITCLIVTDLDSVSPQNNNSAIVPKRNQGYTTNNDTLKTWLPQKMSIDELLNLNKEQKVKRHEDQHFAIRVAYQHPVNVRLVQDEVEVEALPYTFEDALVYENIGIFSTLDGIGLIKKFKNALNEISSITDLGEKLFNDLRTGKKAEFALDIIHLIDPKELTVPKYIRDGLSWLDVQLGGIEQNDAKEFVEEDVKEVVSMNG
- a CDS encoding UvrD-helicase domain-containing protein, coding for MDTEILNCLNLEKPKSFFLFAGAGSGKTRTLVKVLNEFGIKYETKMRLTGQRVAVITYTNAACEEVERRLEYNPLFSISTIHSFIWELIKGFNNDIKEWKINKLAAEIDELKGLIAKGKLGAKINYERQQKIEKNIKIIDELPKIKQFTYSPNGMNQDKQSLSHNDVISIGAYFLQNKPLMQKILVRKFPILFIDESQDTSKELINALFEVERIHYHSFTLGLFGDTMQRIYASGKEDLGRDLPARWVTPRKKMNHRCPPRIINLINRIRSDVDDKEQLSRTDKAEGIVRLFIAPIESDREKIEREVARQMTSITGDENWELSRYTTLILEHHMAAKRLGFMELFEPLYKSKKYNDSLLKGTSEELNFFINLILPLIDAHKIGDQFTIARILCKYSPLMTIINEEIKQLVRVKETDKAVKQFFNEIDKHIDPTCLEVLRLIKAQNLFNLPDTLAQLLLRSDLGITSKDENEAENIGIDDYLDELLASFHAPISQVRAYGAYLSGYASFMTHQGVKGLEFPRVMTIIDDSDARGFLFNYEKLFGAEDKSKTDIKNEKDGKETSIDRTRRLFYVACSRAEESLAIVAYSKNPEAVKTNVLLREWFEEEEVITYSGLGII